Proteins encoded in a region of the Homo sapiens chromosome 9, GRCh38.p14 Primary Assembly genome:
- the IL33 gene encoding interleukin-33 isoform f (isoform f is encoded by transcript variant 9) has protein sequence MYFMKLRSGLMIKKEACYFRRETTKRPSLKTGRKHKRHLVLAACQQQSTVECFAFGISGVQKYTRALHDSSITGISPITEYLASLSTYNDQSITFALEDESYEIYVEDLKKDEKKDKVLLSYYESQHPSNESGDGVDGKMLMVTLSPTKDFWLHANNKEHSVELHKCEKPLPDQAFFVLHNMHSNCVSFECKTDPGVFIGVKDNHLALIKVDSSENLCTENILFKLSET, from the exons ATGTACTTTATGAAGCTCCGCTCTGGCCTTATGATAAAAAAGGAGGCCTGTTACTTTAGGAGAGAAACCACCAAAAGGCCTTCACTGAAAACAG GTAGAAAGCACAAAAGACATCTGGTACTCGCTGCCTGTCAACAGCAGTCTACTGTGGAGTGCTTTGCCTTTGGTATATCAGGGGTCCAGAAATATACTAGAGCACTTCATGATTCAAGTATCACAG GAATTTCACCTATTACAGAGTATCTTGCTTCTCTAAGCACATACAATGATCAATCCATTACTTTTGCTTTGGAGGATGAAAGTTATGAGATATATGTTGAAGacttgaaaaaagatgaaaagaaag ATAAGGTGTTACTGAGTTACTATGAGTCTCAACACCCCTCAAATGAATCAG GTGACGGTGTTGATGGTAAGATGTTAATGGTAACCCTGAGTCCTACAAAAGACTTCTGGTTGCATGCCAACAACAAGGAACACTCTgtggag CTCCATAAGTGTGAAAAACCACTGCCAGACCAGGCCTTCTTTGTCCTTCATAATATGCACTCCAACTGTGTTTCATTTGAATGCAAGACTGATCCTGGAGTGTTTATAGGTGTAAAGGATAATCATCTTGCTCTGATTAAAGTAGACTCTTCTGAGAATTTGTGTACTGAAAATATCTTGTTTAAGCTCTCTGAAACTTAG